In Bacteroidota bacterium, a single window of DNA contains:
- a CDS encoding PKD domain-containing protein, translating into MKHKFLLWVLVALSVPAHAQQLEWTRRLQGTGIAANYFGSSRMMSSSGDYIVLNGLRSFSTSLKLQPPGSEIITSRNTLNPLYFVVLDKSGNFVKSQVINLAGYEANRYGQISSRQVTYDRINHRNYMGINIDCDSISFGTNEPWIDVTNQRSHSFIAVYDSTFEYVKHLTFTTSLLSSKVRNYNGTNILHDITVDNQGNLYCYIKFYDTVFLDGTYITHSTSPSGSYALVKLNSNLEVQWITQSALFISSFLYNFEQNMMYAYIESVGFTDTTHYTDKDTIWTPPPTGQSACICTIDLETGHIIPRIEIHKNANFVNGSLYSNLRGNSNVLLTGFSFVNASVPIELTINGNTYTYPPNTQGRNAFIASFNTSDFSLRHINSFDSTSDLSFSNIYSDSLYVVVGNTAGNTNFAFNGQNVYIKDYNKGRPANYPYQTNFLAVYTLNNNLKDVWFMNTDKVPEIGSFEYGAVNVIDKDIYLCTVFKQTAKVGLGPDTKSLTDGNTSMSLVKYNCLPTAYFEALDQNVNFRNLSSGYCDYVWNFGDGSDTSQQKNPFHPFAKGIHTIKLYVSNDCGTDSFERQINVSANSIKETANTQGVSIYPNPAQSELYIDIDIDNATYTWNAPTLVVRDMPGKTITCYTYQRSDGSFVIDTRNMANGVYVLTVSDSGLSKSIRFVVNK; encoded by the coding sequence ATGAAACACAAATTTTTACTTTGGGTACTTGTGGCACTGTCAGTACCTGCCCACGCACAGCAATTAGAGTGGACAAGACGTTTGCAGGGCACCGGCATCGCAGCTAATTATTTCGGGAGTAGCAGGATGATGAGTTCGTCTGGCGACTACATTGTGCTCAACGGATTACGATCGTTCTCAACATCCTTGAAACTACAGCCCCCGGGTAGCGAGATTATTACTTCAAGAAACACTTTAAATCCACTGTATTTTGTAGTCTTAGACAAGTCGGGCAATTTTGTAAAATCACAGGTCATTAATCTTGCCGGATATGAGGCTAATCGGTACGGTCAGATATCAAGCAGGCAAGTAACTTATGACCGCATCAATCACCGGAATTATATGGGTATAAATATAGATTGTGACAGTATTTCTTTTGGCACAAACGAGCCTTGGATAGATGTAACCAACCAAAGATCTCATTCTTTTATTGCGGTGTATGATTCCACTTTTGAATATGTAAAGCACCTGACTTTCACAACATCCCTTTTATCATCAAAAGTGCGTAATTACAACGGAACTAATATATTACACGATATTACCGTAGATAATCAGGGCAACTTGTATTGTTATATCAAATTTTACGATACGGTTTTCTTGGATGGCACATATATAACACATAGCACCAGTCCTTCAGGCAGTTATGCACTGGTCAAACTGAATTCAAATTTGGAAGTACAATGGATAACTCAATCAGCGCTATTTATATCAAGCTTCTTGTACAATTTTGAGCAGAATATGATGTATGCGTACATAGAAAGTGTGGGCTTTACCGACACAACTCACTATACTGACAAAGACACGATATGGACACCTCCCCCCACCGGACAATCTGCTTGTATTTGTACCATTGACCTTGAAACAGGTCATATTATTCCGCGTATAGAAATACACAAAAACGCAAATTTCGTTAATGGAAGTTTATACTCTAATCTCAGGGGCAATAGCAATGTATTGCTGACAGGTTTTTCATTTGTTAATGCCTCCGTTCCCATTGAATTAACCATTAACGGAAATACTTATACATACCCCCCGAATACGCAAGGGAGAAATGCCTTTATCGCCAGTTTCAATACAAGTGATTTCTCCTTAAGACATATTAACAGTTTTGACAGCACATCCGACCTGTCCTTCTCTAATATTTATTCAGATAGTTTGTATGTAGTTGTAGGTAACACGGCAGGCAATACCAATTTCGCGTTTAACGGACAAAATGTTTATATCAAAGATTATAACAAAGGACGTCCGGCAAACTATCCATATCAGACCAATTTTCTTGCGGTCTATACTCTCAACAACAATCTCAAGGATGTGTGGTTTATGAACACTGACAAGGTGCCTGAAATAGGTAGTTTTGAATATGGTGCTGTCAATGTGATTGACAAGGACATATATCTGTGTACAGTCTTTAAACAAACTGCCAAAGTAGGATTGGGACCTGACACCAAAAGTCTGACAGATGGCAACACGAGCATGTCGCTGGTCAAATACAACTGCTTGCCTACTGCGTATTTTGAAGCCTTAGACCAAAATGTTAATTTCAGAAATTTGTCTTCCGGTTATTGTGATTATGTTTGGAATTTTGGGGACGGCAGTGACACTTCGCAACAAAAAAATCCCTTTCACCCCTTTGCAAAAGGAATTCATACTATCAAACTCTATGTGAGCAACGATTGCGGAACCGATTCTTTTGAACGTCAAATCAATGTCAGTGCTAATAGTATCAAGGAAACAGCAAACACTCAAGGCGTGTCCATATATCCCAATCCTGCTCAATCTGAATTGTATATTGACATTGACATTGACAATGCCACATACACTTGGAATGCGCCCACACTTGTAGTGAGAGATATGCCGGGCAAAACAATTACT